From the genome of Streptomyces sp. V1I1, one region includes:
- a CDS encoding alpha/beta fold hydrolase: MTSYRQPGVVLKDRRFTVPLDHADPTGEQLEIYGREVVSSARAGADLPWLVYLEGGPGFGARRFIGKQAWLGRAVQEYRVLLLDQRGTGRSTPQNRQTLPLRGGPQAQAEHLAHFRADSIVRDCETIRQQVTGGAPWTVLGQSFGGFCATHYLSTAPEGLRTVIVTGGLPALDAPADDVYRAAYPRIQRKVEAHYDRYPQDVRRARRIAEHLAEYRPVLPGGYTLTPEAFQSLGILLGGGDGSHQLHYLLEDAFVRTGQGHELSDAFQQGMLATLSHAAHPLYAVLHEAIYAQGAQPTAWAAERVRAEFPQFDAAKTLAGDGPLLFTGETVHPWHFEVDPVLRPLREIAELLAARTDWTPLYDPARLAANEVPVAAAVYHDDMYVDTEHSLRTARTIRGLRTWVTDEYEHDGVRASGSRVLDRLLALARGDA, translated from the coding sequence TTGACCAGCTATCGCCAACCGGGAGTCGTCCTCAAGGACCGGCGTTTCACCGTCCCGCTCGATCACGCCGACCCGACAGGGGAGCAACTGGAGATCTACGGCCGCGAGGTCGTCTCCAGCGCGCGGGCGGGCGCGGATCTGCCCTGGCTGGTCTATCTGGAGGGCGGCCCCGGCTTCGGCGCCCGCCGCTTCATCGGCAAGCAGGCATGGCTGGGGCGGGCGGTGCAGGAGTACCGCGTACTGCTCCTCGACCAGCGCGGCACCGGCCGCTCCACACCCCAGAACCGGCAGACCCTGCCGCTGCGCGGCGGACCACAGGCCCAGGCCGAGCACCTCGCCCACTTCCGCGCCGACAGCATCGTGCGCGACTGCGAGACCATCAGACAGCAGGTCACCGGCGGCGCGCCCTGGACCGTCCTCGGCCAGAGCTTCGGCGGATTCTGCGCCACGCACTATCTCTCCACCGCCCCCGAGGGACTGCGCACGGTGATCGTCACCGGCGGTCTGCCCGCCCTGGACGCCCCCGCCGATGACGTCTACCGGGCCGCGTACCCCCGCATTCAGCGCAAGGTCGAGGCGCACTACGACCGCTATCCGCAGGATGTGCGACGGGCCCGCCGCATCGCCGAGCACCTCGCCGAGTACCGGCCCGTGCTGCCCGGCGGCTACACCCTCACGCCCGAGGCCTTCCAGTCCCTCGGGATCCTGCTCGGCGGCGGCGACGGCAGCCACCAGCTGCACTATCTGCTCGAAGACGCCTTCGTCCGTACGGGACAGGGCCACGAACTCTCCGACGCCTTCCAGCAGGGCATGCTCGCCACCCTCTCGCACGCGGCACACCCGCTGTACGCCGTGCTGCACGAGGCGATCTACGCCCAGGGCGCACAGCCGACCGCCTGGGCCGCCGAGCGGGTACGCGCCGAATTCCCGCAGTTCGACGCGGCGAAGACGTTGGCTGGCGACGGGCCGCTGCTGTTCACCGGGGAGACCGTCCACCCCTGGCACTTCGAGGTGGACCCCGTGCTGCGTCCGCTGCGCGAGATCGCTGAACTGCTGGCCGCCCGCACCGACTGGACCCCGCTGTACGACCCCGCCAGGCTCGCCGCCAACGAGGTTCCGGTCGCCGCGGCCGTCTACCACGACGACATGTACGTCGACACGGAGCACTCGCTGCGCACCGCCCGCACCATCCGCGGACTGCGCACCTGGGTCACCGACGAGTACGAGCACGACGGGGTGCGGGCGAGCGGTTCCCGCGTGCTGGACCGGCTGCTCGCCCTCGCCCGCGGGGACGCCTGA
- a CDS encoding cellulase family glycosylhydrolase produces MRPARFWLRSLGGVGTLSAALLLGLTAAPTAPAAPTASDAPAAAPAAAVTHEAENAVISQGVVESNHTGFTGTGFVNYNNNTGSYVQWTVNAAQAGSASLTIRYANGTTTNRAMDITVNGAAAATSRAFPGTGAWTTWTTTTITANLKAGANTVRATATTANGGPNVDHLAIDAGGPAPGGKSPVEINGQLKVCGTKLCNQYGKPIQLRGMSTHGLQWYSQCVTSGSLDALATDWNADVLRISMYIQEGGYETNPRKFTDLVHSIIEQATARGMYAIVDWHMLSPGDPNYNLSRAKTFFTEIAQRHANKNNLLYEIANEPSGVSWSKIKSYAEQLIPVIRQNDPDTPVLVGTRAWSSLGVSEDSDETEIVNSPVNASNIMYTFHFYAASHGTEYLNTLSRAADKLPMFVTEFGTQTASGDGGNNFTRAQQYIDLMASKKISWSNWNYSDDSRSGAVFKGGTCDNNGPWTGTGPLKPAGVWVRDRARTPDDFPTS; encoded by the coding sequence GCGGCGTCGGCACGCTCAGCGCCGCCCTGCTCCTCGGCCTCACCGCGGCACCCACCGCCCCGGCCGCCCCCACAGCGTCCGATGCCCCGGCGGCAGCCCCCGCCGCTGCCGTCACCCACGAGGCCGAGAACGCGGTCATCTCGCAAGGAGTCGTGGAGTCCAACCACACCGGCTTCACCGGCACCGGCTTCGTCAACTACAACAACAACACTGGCAGTTACGTCCAGTGGACGGTGAACGCCGCCCAGGCGGGCAGCGCGTCGCTCACCATCCGCTACGCCAACGGCACCACCACCAACCGTGCGATGGACATCACCGTCAACGGCGCCGCCGCGGCCACATCCCGCGCCTTCCCCGGCACCGGCGCCTGGACCACCTGGACGACGACCACCATCACCGCGAATCTCAAGGCCGGCGCCAACACCGTCCGGGCCACCGCCACCACCGCCAATGGCGGCCCCAACGTGGACCATCTCGCGATCGACGCAGGCGGCCCCGCCCCCGGCGGCAAGTCCCCCGTCGAGATCAACGGGCAGCTCAAGGTGTGCGGTACCAAGCTGTGCAACCAGTACGGCAAGCCCATCCAGCTGCGCGGCATGAGCACCCACGGACTTCAGTGGTACAGCCAGTGCGTGACCTCGGGCTCGCTCGACGCCCTGGCCACCGACTGGAACGCCGATGTCCTGCGCATCTCCATGTACATCCAGGAGGGGGGCTACGAGACCAACCCGCGCAAGTTCACCGACCTGGTCCACTCGATCATCGAGCAGGCAACCGCGCGCGGCATGTACGCGATCGTCGACTGGCACATGCTCAGCCCCGGCGACCCGAACTACAACCTCTCCCGCGCCAAGACCTTCTTCACCGAAATCGCGCAGCGTCACGCCAACAAGAACAACCTGCTCTACGAGATCGCCAATGAGCCCAGCGGCGTGAGCTGGTCGAAGATCAAGAGCTACGCCGAGCAGCTCATCCCGGTCATCCGGCAGAACGACCCGGACACGCCCGTCCTCGTCGGCACCCGTGCCTGGTCCTCCCTCGGCGTCTCCGAGGACTCGGACGAGACCGAGATCGTGAACAGCCCGGTCAACGCGTCCAACATCATGTACACGTTCCACTTCTACGCGGCATCGCACGGCACCGAATACCTCAACACCCTCTCCCGTGCCGCCGACAAACTCCCCATGTTCGTCACCGAGTTCGGCACCCAGACCGCATCCGGCGACGGCGGCAACAACTTCACCAGAGCCCAGCAGTACATCGATCTGATGGCGAGCAAGAAGATCAGCTGGTCCAACTGGAACTACTCCGACGACAGCCGCTCCGGCGCCGTCTTCAAGGGCGGCACCTGCGACAACAACGGTCCCTGGACCGGCACCGGGCCGCTCAAGCCTGCCGGCGTCTGGGTCCGTGACCGCGCCAGGACCCCGGACGACTTCCCGACGAGCTGA
- a CDS encoding NADPH:quinone oxidoreductase family protein — translation MQAWRVHRNGEPSEVMRLEEVERPTPGEGQLLLRVRAANINFPDALLCRGQYQIRPPLPFTPGVEICGETEDGRRVIANPALPNGGLADYVVADAAAVLPAPDALDDAEAAALHIGYQTGWFGLHRRAHLQEGETLLVHAAAGGVGSAAVQLGKAAGARVIGVVGGADKARTARELGCDVVIDRREDDIVAAVKEATGGRGADVVYDPVGGDAYAKSVKCIAFEGRIVIVGFASGTIPSPGLNHALVKNYSIVGLHWGLYNQMDPAAILGCHEELTKLATEGAIKPLISGRVAMKDAADAVQRVADGTTTGRLVVIPEGESR, via the coding sequence ATGCAGGCATGGCGAGTGCACCGGAACGGCGAGCCGAGCGAGGTGATGCGGCTCGAAGAGGTGGAGCGGCCCACGCCGGGCGAGGGGCAGTTGCTGCTGAGGGTCCGTGCCGCGAACATCAACTTCCCCGATGCGCTGCTCTGCCGCGGCCAGTACCAGATCCGGCCGCCGCTGCCGTTCACGCCGGGCGTGGAGATCTGCGGCGAAACCGAGGACGGCCGCCGCGTGATCGCCAACCCCGCGCTGCCGAACGGCGGACTCGCCGACTATGTCGTCGCCGACGCCGCGGCCGTGCTGCCCGCACCCGATGCACTCGACGACGCCGAGGCGGCAGCCCTGCACATCGGCTACCAGACCGGCTGGTTCGGTCTGCACCGCCGCGCCCACCTCCAGGAGGGCGAGACCCTGCTGGTGCACGCGGCGGCGGGCGGCGTCGGCAGCGCGGCCGTCCAGCTGGGCAAGGCGGCCGGCGCGCGCGTCATCGGCGTCGTCGGCGGCGCGGACAAGGCGCGCACCGCACGGGAGCTCGGCTGCGACGTCGTCATCGACCGCCGCGAGGACGACATCGTCGCCGCGGTCAAGGAGGCCACCGGCGGCCGCGGCGCGGACGTCGTCTACGACCCGGTCGGCGGCGACGCCTACGCCAAGTCCGTGAAGTGCATTGCCTTCGAGGGCCGGATCGTGATCGTCGGCTTCGCCAGCGGCACCATCCCCAGCCCAGGCCTCAACCACGCCCTGGTGAAGAACTACTCGATCGTCGGCCTCCACTGGGGGCTGTACAACCAGATGGATCCGGCGGCGATCCTCGGCTGTCACGAAGAGCTGACCAAGCTCGCCACCGAGGGTGCCATCAAGCCGCTGATCAGCGGACGCGTCGCCATGAAGGACGCGGCCGACGCCGTCCAGCGGGTCGCCGACGGCACCACCACCGGCCGCCTGGTCGTCATCCCGGAAGGAGAGAGCCGATGA
- a CDS encoding acyl-CoA dehydrogenase family protein, with protein MTDASELRSRTKELLAAHPPADTDRTDFLKARFDAGLAWVHYPKGLGGLDAPRALQAVVDAELTAAGAPDNDPGRIGIGLGMAAPTILKYGSEELKQRFLRPLWVGEEVWCQLFSEPGAGSDLAALGTRAVREDGGTSRSSEAESGGDWVVNGQKVWTSSAHVARWAILIARTDPDLPKHRGITYFICDMTDPGVEVRPLRQITGEAEFNEVFLTDVRIPDAHRLGEVGEGWKVAQTTLMNERVSIGGSRIPREGGMIGPIAQTWRERPELRTHDVHQRLLTLWVEAEVARLAGERLRQQLAAGQPGPEGSGMKLAFARLNQEISGLEVELLGEEGLLYEDWTMRRPEFVDFTGRDAGYRYLRSKGNSIEGGTSEVLLNIVAERVLGLPSEPRNDKDVAWKDLAR; from the coding sequence ATGACGGACGCCTCCGAACTGCGCAGCCGTACCAAGGAGCTGCTCGCCGCACACCCTCCGGCCGACACGGACCGTACGGACTTCCTGAAGGCACGCTTCGACGCGGGCCTCGCCTGGGTGCACTACCCGAAGGGGCTGGGCGGACTCGACGCCCCGCGCGCCCTGCAGGCCGTCGTGGACGCCGAGTTGACGGCCGCGGGCGCGCCTGACAATGACCCGGGCCGTATCGGCATCGGCCTCGGCATGGCCGCGCCGACCATCCTCAAGTACGGCTCCGAAGAGCTGAAGCAGCGCTTCCTGCGGCCGCTGTGGGTCGGCGAGGAAGTGTGGTGCCAGCTCTTCAGCGAGCCCGGCGCGGGGTCGGACCTGGCCGCGCTCGGCACCCGCGCGGTACGAGAGGATGGGGGCACCTCCCGCTCGAGCGAAGCCGAGAGTGGGGGAGACTGGGTGGTCAACGGGCAGAAGGTGTGGACGTCCAGCGCCCACGTGGCCCGCTGGGCGATCCTCATCGCCCGCACCGACCCCGATCTGCCCAAGCACCGCGGCATCACGTACTTCATCTGCGACATGACCGACCCCGGCGTCGAGGTGCGGCCGCTGCGCCAGATCACGGGTGAGGCGGAGTTCAACGAGGTCTTCCTCACGGACGTGCGGATACCCGACGCGCACCGGCTCGGCGAGGTCGGCGAGGGCTGGAAGGTCGCCCAGACCACCCTGATGAACGAGCGCGTCTCGATCGGCGGCAGTCGTATCCCGCGCGAGGGCGGCATGATCGGCCCGATCGCGCAGACCTGGCGCGAACGCCCCGAGCTGCGCACGCACGATGTGCACCAGCGGCTGCTGACCCTGTGGGTGGAGGCCGAGGTCGCCCGGCTGGCCGGGGAACGGCTGCGCCAGCAGCTCGCCGCCGGACAGCCCGGCCCCGAGGGCAGCGGAATGAAGCTCGCCTTCGCCCGCCTCAACCAGGAGATCAGCGGTCTGGAGGTGGAACTCCTCGGCGAAGAGGGCCTGTTGTACGAAGACTGGACCATGCGCCGCCCCGAATTCGTCGACTTCACCGGGCGCGACGCCGGCTACCGCTATCTGCGTTCCAAGGGCAACTCCATCGAGGGCGGCACCAGCGAGGTGCTGCTGAACATCGTCGCGGAACGCGTACTCGGTCTGCCCTCCGAGCCGCGCAACGACAAGGACGTCGCCTGGAAGGACCTGGCTCGATGA
- a CDS encoding helix-turn-helix domain-containing protein — protein sequence MDDDARLDAVLDEVGPRLRRIRRERGATLGALSEVTGISVSTLSRLESGRRKPSLELLLPIARAHQVPLDELVGAPPVGDPRVRSKPIVRHGRTMLPLTRQPGGLQAYKVVQQPGSGEPEPRTHEGYEWLYVLSGRLRLLLGDHDVVLGAGEAAEFDTRVPHWFGPTDEGPVEFLSLFGPQGERMHVRARPKRG from the coding sequence ATGGACGACGACGCACGGCTGGACGCCGTACTGGACGAGGTGGGGCCGCGGCTCCGCAGAATCAGAAGGGAGCGCGGAGCCACGCTCGGTGCGCTCTCGGAGGTGACCGGGATCTCCGTGAGCACCCTGTCCCGGCTGGAGTCGGGGCGGCGCAAGCCGAGCCTGGAACTGCTGCTGCCCATTGCCCGGGCTCACCAGGTGCCGCTCGACGAGCTGGTCGGCGCGCCGCCGGTCGGTGATCCGCGGGTGCGGTCGAAGCCGATCGTCCGGCACGGCAGGACGATGCTGCCGCTCACCCGGCAGCCGGGCGGCCTCCAGGCGTACAAGGTGGTGCAGCAACCCGGCAGTGGCGAGCCGGAGCCGCGCACGCACGAGGGGTACGAATGGCTGTACGTCCTGTCCGGCCGGCTGCGGCTGCTGCTCGGCGACCACGATGTGGTGCTCGGCGCCGGCGAGGCGGCGGAGTTCGACACCCGTGTGCCGCACTGGTTCGGCCCGACGGACGAGGGGCCGGTGGAGTTTCTGAGCCTGTTCGGCCCGCAGGGCGAACGGATGCATGTGCGGGCCAGGCCCAAACGTGGCTGA